The Mastacembelus armatus chromosome 24, fMasArm1.2, whole genome shotgun sequence sequence GTTAATTGAAATAATGATTTAACCAAAAATAGCTCAACATCTTTGTGTTTAAAGACCAAAGCTTTAATTTGACTTCATGGCTCCTAATGTTCCCAGTAATTGAAACTCCATTAATAAGGCGGAGGTGGAGCCCAGTCTGTGGCTGGTGGGGGGAGGCGTCAGGCTCGGTGTCTGGTTGAGGGGAgtaaagggaggaggagggtcgagATTGGAGGGGCTTCCCTGCCGTGCGCTCCGCTGCAGTCCAGTGCGTAAAGCGCGCAGAGCGGCTCAGCACCGAGACTCCGCGGCCCGGATTACCGTTTTCTCTCCGCCTGGACAGACCTGCTCCCTAAATGAAGCTTGGTTCTTCTCCGTGATTTCTTCGCCATGAGCTGTTTGGATGTGATGTACCAAGTGTTTGGACCTCAGCCTTATTTCAGCTCCTACAGCCCCTATCACCACCAGGTAAGGGCCATTTATTCTCCTGAAACTAAGCGGCTCATATACAGTTTCATCTTCACTGGAgactttttaatttgaatgtaCAGAAAACTTTAATATTTAGGTTTTAAAGTACATAAGACTGCCAATTAAAGTTTAAACTACATGCAAATCAGCGATAAATCTACAGCCCCAACGCACCTTGATGTCCTCTATCGATGATGTatcttaaaaaaacagttttaatcgACACtttactaaaaataaacatggtcTAATCTCTGCTCACTGCGCGTAAAGACAATAATACATGTCTCTCTTGTCAGCAGTTcactttgtttacatttatatcGATATTACATCTGATTTCTGCAGCTTAAATACGCGTTTTCTACTTCACACGACTGTAACAGGTTGTTTGTCCCGTGTCTTCGGGCTAATTATAGTTAGTCATTTATAGATCCATTTAATGTCACTTATTTCTTTGTAATACCCGTGGCCTTCGAGGTTTTTTTTTAGGTTCACACTGATGTGCTTCATATATCAAAGTTCACACAGTCTGTTTTGCTTTAAAAGTCTTTagagttttttatttgtttagttttgtccGTAACTAGTCAAAGAACAAAGTTTAAtttcttaattaattaattttaagatGTTAAACAAAgcctatgtttgttttttttaatatatgttaATTATGTCTCATAATCTTTTGTCCACTTTTATTGTGATTATTGAGTCAATTACCAAATGTTAAAGTATCAGACCAATGAATTTGACTTTTTAAGGAAAGGTCACATCTGAGTGCGAACAGTGCAgcaggtttctgtttttttttttaaaaaaacctctCAGTCAACATCCAGACATATTTCAAATAGTGCCAAAACTCATTTTGTCACCTAAAGAGCCCGAGGATCAGCCAGTCGACCAGCACTACACAGGGTTTTAGAAAAccttcagtgaaaaacaaacagtaaaacagtaaaaaactgAGGCTTTTTGTGTTGCTGACTGGTGCATGTTGCACATTAATAGTTTTATATAAAAAGGTTAAGGAGATTTTACATGTTACATATAGTTTCTGATTAAAATACAACcatcaatattaatattaatgagcaaagtgtgtttttgtatccAATCAAATTCATCTTATTATTGTGTGACCtgttcattttatcatttatgtcgctgcagaaataatgaaataGTGTAAAGACGTTAGGTGGATTGTCCTTCCACTAGACACCTGATGCCTTCTGAAAAGtaaatcacagaaaaataatacgtcacataaaaaaacactacacacaACATGAACGCACAGTTTCATCGTGCACATGTATAGAAAAACCTTATTTTCCTTTCCAGAAACTGGCCTTGTATTCCAAAATGCAAGACCCCCAGGACAGTGGAAGTCGGCTTGGCCCCCCGGGGCCCCCGGTGATCAAAGAGGAGGACAAGGAGCTGCCGCCGGGAGCCGAGTACCTAAGCTCCCGCTGTGTCCTCTTCACTTACTTCCAGGGCGACATCAGCGCCGTGGTGGACGAACACTTCAGCCGAGCGCTCAGCCAGACGACCGTGTACCCCAGCTCCAGCAGCCACAAAGCCACAagaggtgtgtttttgtttgtgtcgcGTCTCATTGAAACAGCAGCGTGACCATGAGGGGACGATGCTTTTAGGGCTTAAAGCTCACGCCGCAGGTTTTTTGTGTTGGAAATTCAGGTGTGTGTCATGAATTAATGTACAGTAGCTCCCgctgtttgtttattctgcagCTTGTGTTTCTGATATTGATCTCATTGAACTGAGACTGATAATAGTTAAATTCTTTGTCCTGGCTTTGCCTCGGCCTTTTGTCAGGTTCCCACCTGGTTACCCTTGACtcatggagagacagaaagataacGGGGAATGTTTTGTCTGTTCTCACTTCAGTAAAAAGTGGAGatctgaaaaacaaagtgttGTAGACTTTGTCAGTTTTTGACGCAATCTGCAATTGCAGATTTCAGATTTTGTACAGATAATAAGtgacttttcatttgtttttgtttttttcactttcatataAACTGAAACGAATTTACTGCTACGATCATTTTCACACCAGGGAAGAAACACGTCTGAAACAACGTGAGAACCTAAAACTATCCCCTGAAACCAGAGAACCTCTGAATACTGTAAAGGATTTAAACACTCTCACCAAAATTTGTAACAGCTACAACACATTAACTCAACAACtgcaaacatttaatttaacatcAGTGTTAGAGCACATTGgcagaaacacatttatcaaTAGGCCATAATAAATCAGCTAATAAATATATTGGCCTGTTCCTCCATCACCTCTGGAAATACTTTGCCTCTACCAGTCGTATGAATAGAAAGCACAGAAAATGGATTTTGATTCATGTATAATTGGCATTTTATTTCCCAGGTGACctcatttttttaatggaaatagTTGGTGTTAAAAACAGACTGCAAAGATATGATAAattaacacataaaaacatttcacacatttttgagttatttgatgtatttatgtAAAAAGAGGATTTCCTCACATCAGGGACGTGTTTTTCATGTACGTGGTTTAAATTCAAAGTGCTGTTAAAAGGAATTTCACTGTTCTTCGCTTTTTTCTTTTGGGGCATTGCATCTGTCTCAGACTCCTCTCTGGGATCAGATTAACTGGTGATTCTTTTGTTATTTATCTGGCAGCTGCAAAAATAACATGAAGTCTGAAAGTAAGTGTTCAAACTTAGCCATTTCTAAACTCTACATATGTGAACCGAAATACATATACATGACTTTCGAATCCAGCCACACATTCAGGTCATTGCTCCTTTAGCATAAAATGACCACACATTTCATTTGCATTGGTTTATGGGATTTTTAGTTAATCATTGCAGGTGGAGcttaaacactcacacacattcacattatgTTCCTTCTTTATGAATTTACCAAACAAGacccttttttttctcctttaacctgcagattatttttctaataaatagttttgtctataaaatatcagaaaattgTGCCCGTCATTATTTCCCAGGTTGCCAAAGTGACATCTTCATACAGCTTCTTCTTTCATCCAAAGTAAAACAATTTgagacacaaacaaagaaaaaatatttagctACAGTAAGTAAAGTAAGAGTGCAGATTTGTGTCTCTGCAGATGGATCATTCCCAATGAGCCAGAGAAGTTTCCCTCCGTCTTTCTGGAACAGCTCCTACCAGCCGTCGGTCTCCTCCACGCTGGGCAGCGCTCTGTCCGCTCCCCACACAGAGCTCGCCTTTCCTGGGGACCCTTACTCCTCTGCGTCCCTGCACAGCCACCTCCACCAGTCCAGCCCTGACGCCTGGCAcccctcccaccaccaccaccaccatcaccatcatcacccaTACTCACTAGGGAGCGCTATAAGTACCCAGAGCTCAGCATACCCACGTCCAGGGGTCCACGAGATGTACGGCACGGCGTTTGACCCACGCTACGGCTCGCTGTTGGTGCCGTCGGTGAGGCCTCATCACCGCCTGACGTCCGGCAGCTCAGTACCGGGGCCCAGTGCCTCACCCTGTGACCTCGGTGGGAAAGGGGAGTCGGGGACAGGGACGGCCTGGAGCGGGGCCTTCACTGGAGCTGGAGCAGAGATTGGACTCAACATGGACACAGGTACTGTCACTTTTAAATCACATGCTCTTAAGTCTAAAGAGATTAAGTAAAGGACAAAATCTTAGCAGTAACAGCAGACGAGGGATCCTTCAACAGATGTGTATTCAGAGCAGACAGAAGTAACATTAGCAAAATAGCTGGACAATTCAATCACGTTATTTTAGATTATGCCTTtataaaaaaagatttgtatAATATAACAGTGTTATCACTGTATGACTATAGTCACTTTCACTATAATATCCACTGATCTTTGTTTAAAAGATCCTAAGCCAAAAACGCTGGAAACCAATGGTCTAGAAGAGAAGAGTTTAGATGGATGTTTGGAGCATTTTAGTGAAATTCTTCAGTCGACTTTGTGGTTTATTCATTTGGCCCATTGAGATCAAATTAAAAAGCCTAAAATGAGAGGAGCTGATCAGTgctggttattttattttggtaaattaCAGCATAGAGAGCAGACATATGCACTAGGTCtcaggagctggagctggattTGCTTCTATCAGATGAAAGAAACTGTGATCAAGTAGcatcaaaaaactgaaaatctgtgATTTCATATTGTATCTTTACAAGGTTAACAAGGTACAAGTGTAACTTGTAATGGGGCCATGCTTGAATAGATGAAAACAGCCGAGAGTTGCAAATAACAAAATCAAAGTCGTGACGACGTATGTCAGCAGCCAGGACTGTTAAATGGATGTTGTCTATTCTGCATTGACACACTGAACTTTACCCTCCACATGTCAAAAAGCACAGTCGTTCAGAGTAGTGATTAAtagtagtgtagtgtagtgtccTAAAAagttgtttctctttttaagGTGATTAAATGAAATCTTGTTTCATTTAGCATGACCACGTAGCAGAGTAGCAACTTCACTATGTTCCTGCCTCATATCAACTTACCACAAGTGGTTTGAAGCAACAAACCGGCTGTCAATCAGCACCTTAACACCAGCTGTCAACCTCCTTTTCTGTTGCTGTCCTGCTTTCATCCCTTCTCTGCCTCAGGCAGTTCCTCCTGCTTTTATCAACAAGACATTTGCGCTTCTTTTTCTAACCTCCTTCTTCTTGCTGTTCTTCCAatgccttttcttttcctcatctcTCAGGTTTGCAGGCACAAGATAAGAGCAAGGATTTGTATTGGTTTTAGAGACTGCTGAGACTCTGCCCCACTTCTTTTCTACTTCAGCTGTAGCTTCTTTTCTCCGCTCTTGCCCTGCTctgttgctgtgctgctgttatgGGATGACTGACAGAGAAACTGACAGCAGATTTGTGCTGTAACGGCTTCTGGTCTACTTGCAGCTCTGTGTTACGGTGGACTGTGTAACAGCAGCGCAGCCCTGCTGAGCTGAACGCCGACAGTGCAGATACAAAGCGAGTGTGGAACCAAAAGCGGACTCGCAGAAAGACCAGACAGAATCTGATCTTGATGAATGTGGACAAAGACAAGACTCTTTGTGCTTCTGTAACGGGCAGGGACAGCATTCCTAAACTGGAAAAAGTCTGGGGACAGACGGACAGAGACACATGTGTCGTCAAACTCCAAAGACAAGCGCCCGAAGGACTTGGCAGGACTTGCCTGACTGGGACAACTGGGCTGCAGACACTGGGAGTGTGTTATGGCTGGAGGAAAGGCCGTGTTGGTGTTGAAGAGGCTGCACAGCAGCTAACTCTGCAGGCGGTGAAGGCAGGAGGAGTCCAAACACTTCGGTTTACATGGAATATAGGTTCTGGAAACACACTTACAACACAGTGCAAATCAAATGTGACTGTTTTGGGTGGTTTTCAGCTGGTATCGCATATATTTAAGTcattatttcacaaaatgaaacagCTAGACAGCTACAAAAAACTCGTCAGCACAGGAGCTGacagctgtaaaacatgaaTGTGACACAGCTCCAGGTCCGTGggaaacaaaagatgaaaaaataagtATTACATCTTTGCAAAACCATTTGTCTTGTCTTTGTGGggtcattttttttcatatcgtAGGATTTCCTGATACTATAAAGAGGTAATGTGCATCTTTAATTCCAGCAGCACAAACTCTATACTGTTAGAAACTGAAACAGTTTTATTGCAACTGGTTTCTACATTTACACAGACTGAGTTCaacatttattcagtgttgGAAAATTAGCTTGGCTGTGAACTTTGTGAAATTAGATCtggtcatttaaaaatgtaaaaatctttagcatttcatgttaaaatataGTAACTGACATTAGTGCTGATATGATTAGTTGATGAATTGATCTATGCAAAACTAATATCAGCaattaatgaaacattttttggatttttaagaCACTTTGACACTGGTTTTCTTCTAAAATTCAATTTGCGATTTGGATTAATGAGACAACAAAGttgcaaagacagaaaacttGATAGAAACTTGTTATgggcagtttttatttatttattttttggcatCTTCAAGGATAAAATGAGCTTTATTAGTTAAAACAGATTAATCAGTAATGAACCTCGACTGTCAGTGCATCTGAAATGCTGTTAAAGCAGTACCAATATTTGCTATAGACCAGTTTAACATAAATTCTCTTTTCTGACCTACAAATAACCAAATCAATGTCTGCAGGGAAGTTTTGACAACTGCTCCATCTTCCTTAACTCAGCGTAGTATAAACAAAGCTAAGGATAATTAGTGACTCCCATGAAATACTGATAAACTTGACTTTGGACTATGAAATCTGCTTTTGGCTGAAATCCCAAATGAGAACCACAGCAGGAGGCTGAGAGCAGCACTTTACTTTGTTAGTGTCGTCATCTGTTCAGTGTTAAAACAGTGTGCTGGAGCAAATGAACTCAACAGAGCCTTTAACCTGTGGCTGATACACTGGGGATGGACACTGTGACGAGTAGCCCCCACCTTGATGCTAAATGGAGCAACCACTCCCACACCTCAGCACTAAACCTGCAGAATGGACAGATTATGTTTACCTCTTTGTTCTGGACATTTATGAAGCGTTAGtttatgatgaaataaaaaaaaaaaaatccataacaGTCTCAGCAAAGGAAAAGTAAACTTCGCACCAGTGGCTGCtgggaaggagagagagtaGAGGGTCCTCTGATGAATGAAGAGAACGATGGCTATTTGAAGCCACTTgactctctctcctgctcccaTGCAGCTGTCAACGACAACTGCTCTTCAACTcagcgaacacacacacacacacacacacacacgcacacacacacacagtcacactgtgcaGCATTCGAGCCTGTGAACTTAATAAAAGGGAGCATTTAGTGTAAGCTGGACCCTTCCCTACAGGGACAACTGGTGTGATATATGTGAAGGGagcagaggacacacacacaggtcaaacAGTAATTTGTGAgcgtgcatgtatgtgcagTCATGTGTCGATTGCTATACTTAAAAGGACACATTTTTCCAGTCAGCatagaaagaagaaagataAAGAACCCCCTTCAATTTATAGCTGGCACTGGATTAATTGGTGACTAaattaaaatgagttttattgctTATGATTAGtcttaaatacaaatatactgAACTGAACAAACAGTCCAAACGGATTAATTATCTAACTGTTACCGGTGAATAAAATCTGTGCAGCTACATCCTGATACAGCTTCTGTGTCTGTGCCTTTAAATTTCATCCAAAAACGCATAACTTGTGACTGTTTTCTGCCAGTGGAGTCGCTTTTTAATTGGCACATACGTTAAGTTCACACCTGAAAGAGGCACAGAAAAATTCTTTTATGCCTTCTCCAGAATATGAGGTCCAGTCAGAGACACCTGGATCAAAGAATTGTCCGTCTCCTCT is a genomic window containing:
- the vgll2a gene encoding transcription cofactor vestigial-like protein 2a, coding for MSCLDVMYQVFGPQPYFSSYSPYHHQKLALYSKMQDPQDSGSRLGPPGPPVIKEEDKELPPGAEYLSSRCVLFTYFQGDISAVVDEHFSRALSQTTVYPSSSSHKATRDGSFPMSQRSFPPSFWNSSYQPSVSSTLGSALSAPHTELAFPGDPYSSASLHSHLHQSSPDAWHPSHHHHHHHHHHPYSLGSAISTQSSAYPRPGVHEMYGTAFDPRYGSLLVPSVRPHHRLTSGSSVPGPSASPCDLGGKGESGTGTAWSGAFTGAGAEIGLNMDTGLQAQDKSKDLYWF